GATGAAGAAATGTATAAAAAAGTTCATGTTAGAGGTCCTAAAAGAAATTATCAATATAGAATCAATACTCCTGAAAGAGCATGTAAAGCTGGTATGGCAAAAGTGAATATGGGTGTTTTGTTAGGATTAGCAGATTGGAGAAAAGAAGCCTGTTATTTAGCGATGCATGTAAAATACTTGCAAGAAAAATATTATACCACACAGATTGGGTTATTTTTTCCTAGAATTAAACCTCATTTAGGTGATTTTAAACCTGTGGTCGATGTAACGGATCGACATCTAATTCAAATGATGTTAGCTATGCGTTTATTTTTGCCTGAATGTAATATGAATTTATCTACAAGAGAAAGTCCAACTTTAAGAGATGAGTTATTATCATATGGTGTTACCAACATGTCAGCTGCCTCTTGCACTGCAGTAGGCGGATATACAAGTCAAAATCAGAAGTATACAGCAAACCATCAGTTTGATATCTCTGATGTACGTAGTGTGGATGAAATTGTAACTATAATAAAACAAAAAGGATATCAGCCTGTATAAGGTTTCTGAACACGAACTATAAGGAGGTTTATAACATGATCAATCGTGATTATCATAAAAATCCGTTTATTGTTATTTGGGAACTAACAAGAGCTTGTGGATTAAAATGTTTGCATTGTCGTGCAGAAGCACAATATAAAAGAGATCCTAGAGAGCTTTCACTAGAGGAAGGGAAAAAATTAATCGATCAAATTTACGATATGGACAATCCTTTATTAGTTTTTACAGGAGGAGATCCACTAGAAAGAGATGATGTATATGACATAGCAGAATATGCTATTCAAAAAGGTGTAAGAGTATCAATGACACCTAGTGCAACCCCAAATGTGACAACAGAAGCTATAAAAAAAGCAAAAGAAATTGGCTTATCACGATGGGCGTTTAGCTTAGATGGTCCCAATGCAAGTATCCATGATCATTTTAGAGGGACAAATGGTTCTTTTGATTTAACTATGAGAGCGATTGAAACAATGAATGAACTAAAACTACCACTTCAAATCAATACTGTTGTTTCAAGGTATAATTTAGATGTATTAGAAGATATGGCTCGATTAGTTGAGGAATTAAATTGTGTCTTATGGAGTGTATTCTTCTTAGTGCCAACGGGTAGAGGGAAGAATTCTGATATGATCACACCAGATCAACATGAAGAGGTTTTCCAATGGTTATATGAATTAAGTAATAAAGCACCTTTTGATATAAAAACAACAGCAGCCCAGCATTATCGCAGAGTTGTAATTCAGAATAAACAAAAGGAAAAAAATAGTCGAAAGGATAACATCCATTATTCCCAATCCATAAGGAGTGGACTGACAGGCACAATAGATGGTTTAGGACGAGCTCCTAAGGGTGTAAATGACGGGAATGGATTTGTTTTTATCTCTCATATTGGTGATGTATATCCTAGTGGATTATTACCTGTAAAAGCTGGAAATGTAAGAGAAAGTTCGCTATCAGAAATTTATCGTGAATCTAAAATTTTTAAACAATTACGTGATCCTAACCAATATAAAGGAAAGTGTGGGGTTTGTGATTTTCGATTTGTATGTGGGGGCTCTCGGTCTAGAGCTTATGCCATGACTGGAGATTATTTGGAAAGTGAACCATATTGTACTTATATTCCCCCAAAATATAGTGTAGGTCAACGTTAATTGAATCATTTTCATATTAAAATTATTAATAATTTAGTAGTTTAAATCTCTTTTAGATGTTTAGAGTTTGATTCATATATTACATGATAACTCTTTATATTTGGAAGAGTTTTTTTTATGTATGCAATTTACTGACACTCCACTTTATTTGTTCATATTCAGTTCATATTTATAAATTAAACTATTTTAAGGCTAGTCATTTATACATAGGCTAGGTTAGTGTATGCTTGAATATAAACATGATGTCTATGGTGAGTTGACAACATCTTTAATAAGCAGTGGGAGTGGAGAATCATTGCATCAATTTTTGTTTCACGAAGGGAATGTATAGAAAAATGAAAAAAAGTCTCGGAATTTTATTAGCATTGTTGGTGGTTGCTGGTTGTTCAGCAGGAGGTGGTCCTCAAAGTGGTTCCCCTCAGGATATGGTGAATGTACCCAAAGTAGCTGTTGAGATTGAAACCATCAAAAATGGGGATATACAAGAAAGTAAAAAATTAATTGGGAACATTGAATCTGCATCAGAAATTGAGGTTTTTCCAGATATGACTGGGGAATTAGTGACTCTCCAAGTAAAAAATGGAGATCAAGTTGAAGCGGGTCAAATCATAGCTATCTTGGATGGGGAAAATCAAAAGGATAGTTTACAACTTGAACAAAAATCAGTTGAAAGTGCAAAACAGCAATTGGAAAATGCAAAACTTACGAGAGCGCAGGCAGCTCAAAGATTGCAAGATGCACAATCTAGTGAGGAAGGGAATTCTTCAACTGATTTAGATTTAGAGAATTTAACAATTGCTTTGGAAGATGCAAGGACAAATCGAGAAAGACTCGAACGTTTATATGAAGAAGGGGCTGTTTCGTTACAGGATCTAGAAAGAGCACGCCAACAAGAAACACAAGCAGAAATTTCACTCAAAAAGGCACAGTTGAATACAGGCAGTAATATTGAACAATTACAATTAGATTTAGAAAAAGCAGAGGTTGGAGTACAGCAAAGCCAAATCTCATTAGATCAAGCTCAATTAAGATTATCGCAAGCTGAACAGAATGTGGAAGATACTACTGTATATGCACCTATTTCTGGTGTAGTAGAGGGCTTGAATTTTGAAGTGAGAGAAAATGTATCAACTCAACAACCTTTATTGACGATAACAAACGTATCTGAATTTATTATTACTACGCAAATTACCGCTGAACAAAAAAGACTAGTACCACTTGGAACAGAAGTTGAAGTACATTCATCAATGAAAGATGGATATAAAGCAGAAATGATTTATGTAGCCCCAACGAGAAATGATATTGGTTTATTTGATGCGGAACTGCGTTTCATTGAAACAGATAATCAATTAACAACAGGTGAAGTTGTACAGCTTGTTTTCAGTAATACGTTAGTGGAAGATGAAGTTGTAGTTCCCACTCATGCGATTATTCAAAAAGGGAATGATGCTTACGTATTTCTAGCAAAAGAAGGTAAGGCTATTAAAAAAAATGTAGAAATTTTAAGTATGCAATCAGAATGGACTGCAGTTAAAGGTGATCTTAAGGCAGGAGAAGATCTTATTGTTAATGGACATAAGTTAGTTTCTGATGGAATGCTCTTATTGTTGCCAGGTGAACAGCATTCAAATAACGATACTCCTTCAGAAGAAAAAACTGCCGATGAAGAAATAACTTCGTCTGATGGAAAAATTGATGATGAAACAAATTCTGAGCAAGGAAAATCTGATGATAATGCAGCCGCTGGAGGTGGCAATTAATGCATCTTATAAAAACAGCGGTACAGCGTCCAGTTAGTGTCATTATGCTGGTCATCTGCGTACTGATTATTGGAACAATTTCTTTACGTAATATTCCAATTGATCTTTTTCCAGAAGTTGAAGTGAATGTAGTGACAGTTCAAGCTTCATATAGCGGCGTATCTCCACAAGAGATGGAGAAACTCGTTACAAGACCATTAGAGGAGCAAATTGCATCATTAAATGGAGTTGAATCTATAAACTCACAGTCAAGTGCAGGCCTCTCTTTTATTCTTGTTGAGTTTGCTACAAGCATTGATTTTGATCAAGCTGTTACAGATTTGCAGGAAAAGATAAATAAAGCGGCACTACCTGATGATGTAGATACACCTAATGTTTTAAAGTTTGATATTAATAGTCAACCCATTATTTATTTAGGGTTAACAGGCAAGGACACTACTACATTAGAAAGTATTGCTGACGATTTATCTGCTAATTTTGAGAAGCTAGAAGGGGTTGCATCGGTTGATATTACAGGTGGGACAGATCGAGAAATTCAAATCACACTTGATCCGATTTTACTTGAGCAGTATAACTTAACTGCAACAGATGTAGTCAATTCGATAAGAAATAAAAACTCGGCTTCAACTGTTGGAGATGTGTTACAAGGTGATACTGAAGTACAAGTTAGAGTGGATGGAGAATATGACACTTTAGACGAGATTAGAAATACAGCAATACCGCTTCAAAATGGAACAACGATATCAGTGGAGGATGTAGGTGTTTTAGAAGATACAATTAGTGATGTACAATCACAATCAAAAATAAATTCTGAACCTGCAGTTATACTATCTATTTCTAAACAATCAGGAACAAATACCATAGAGATTAGTAACTTAATTCTTGCAGAAGTAGAGAGCATTCAGAATGACCTTAGTGAAGGTGTTGAATTAGAAGTTGTTTTTGATACATCTACTTTTATTAGGGATTCCATAAGTGGTGTTGTTGTAAGTTTATTAGCAGGTGGATTTTTTGCAATCTTAGTATTGCTATTTTTCCTAAGAAGTATTAGAGCAACTGCAGTTATAGCTTTGTCTATTCCATTTGCGATTATTTCTACGTTTATTTTAGTAGATCGTTTTGATCAAACTTTAAATATCATTACTTTATCTGGACTAGCCTTAGGGATAGGTATGATGGTGGATAGCTCTATTGTAATATTGGAGAATATCGTCAAGTACAGGCAAAATGGTATGGAGCCCAAAGAGGCAGCTATTAAAGGTGGCAGTGAATTAATTTCTGCGGTTATCGCATCTACTACTACGACTGTTGTTGTATTTGTACCTTTGATGATTATTGACGCAGGCATCCTATCACAAATATTCCTGCCATTAGCAATGGTTGTTGCCTTTGCATTACTTGCAGCATTACTTGTTTCACTCACATTAGTTCCAATGTTAGCAGCAGGTTTTCTTAAAACGAATGCTCATGAGAAATTAGCAAAAGAAGCGAAATGGTTACAGTTTATAAATCAAATCTATAATAAGCTTCTAAGGTGGAGTTTAAAACGTAGATGGATAGTTGTTTTATCCACTTTTATAATTATAGTCGGTAGTTTATTTTCAATTGCACTATTGAACATCACTACTTTCCCTTCTTCTGGTCAGAATCAAATTCAATTATCTGCCGAATTTGATAACGGCGTAGAATTTTCAGTGGTTCAAGAGTATGGTGATCAAATCGATAAAGTACTGAGCAAATATGAGGATAATATTGATATACAATATACAGAATTAAGTTCTACGAGTATTACTGCAATCATCCTTTTAATAGATGAAAGTGAAAGAGAAATAAATAATGCAGATATATCAGAAGCAATACAAGATGATCTAAATTCATCTATTGTAGGAATTGAAGTGAAGGCTGTACAACAAATGAGTTCAGTTGGTGGATCAGATTCTGATATAAACGTATCGATATCTGGACCAGAACAAGATGTGCTTGAAACATTAACGGATCAAGTGGATCTATTATTATCTGGTATTCCTTCTATTGAAAATATTGAGGTTCCTGGGTTAAGTGGCCAGCCTCAACTTACTGTCACAGTGAACGATGAATTAGCTGGACAGTATAATTTAAGTCAAGGTCAAATTATGGGACAGTTAAATGAGACATTTAAAGGATCAACAGCTACAAAATTCCGTGAAAACGGAGATGAGTTTGATGTTATTGTTCAGCTCCCTGAATCAGAAAGAGAAACGATTGAATCTTTAAATGCATTTTTACTGACTACACCTACTGGTGGACACGTCCCATTGATCTCAGTATCAACGATTGATCAAACGTTAGGACCTGTTTCAATTCAACGTGTAGATCAGAAGCAGGAATATTCTGTTACTGCTGATATTGTTGAAGGAGCAGATGTACGTGAAGTGACTGCACAAGTAGATCAGGTATTATCTCAAATACCAGTACCTAAAGGATATGATGTAACTACTGGTGGGATACAAGCGGACTTTAACGAATCTGCAGTTGATTTATTGCTCATATTAGCACTAGCCATATTCCTAGTTTACACTGTTATGGCTGTACAATTTGAATCATTCTCATATCCATTTATTGTCATGTTTTCATTGCCAACAACAATTGTTGGTGTTATATTTGGACTATTAGTAACTGGCACTGAATTAAGCTTTCCAGCATTGATCGGATTAATTGTTTTATCTGGGATTGTGGTGAATAATGCTATCGTTTTAATTGATTATGTTAATCAATTAAAACGAAGGGGTAAAGAACGGAATGAAGCCATTATTGAAGCAGGGAAAAGTCGTCTGAGACCTATTCTTATGACAAGTTTTACGACCGCATTGGGGATGTTGCCTATTGCATTAGGAATAGGTGAAGGTAGTGAAACACAACAACCAATTGGGGTTGTAGTTATCTTTGGTTTATTAGTCTCAATGGCTTTCACCCTATTATTGATACCAGTTATGTATACAATTATTGATGATGTAAGTCGTAAATTTACTGGATTTTTCCGCAGAAAAAATAAAAGTACAGAACCAAAAGACCAATCAGTAGTGAGTAGTTAAGGAGAGGTGAAACCTATGAAAAAAAGAATTTTGATCGTTTGCTTAGCTTTAGCAATTCCAGCAATGACAGCACTAGCAAGTGAAACAGTCAGACTATCTGTTTCTGGAGCGGTGGATGAAATCCTAGAAAAGGATACAAGCCTAGAAAAATTTGATTTAGATGAAGTCAAACTAACTAGTGCAGCAAATGCCTTTATGGGTAGTTTCTCTGATGAGTTGGAAGAATTACAGGAAGTTCAGCAGGAATATGCTGAACATTCTACTCAGTGGGGAGTTGAATATAAAGCTTATTCAATGCTTTACAATTATTTAAAATTGGAAGAAACAGTGAAATTGCAAGAAGAGAATTTAGCAATTACTAATAAAGATGAAAATATCGTAGGCATGAAATATGATGAGGGATTAGCTTCAAAACAAGATCTTATTCAAGCCGAGATGAGTGTATCCAATGCTAAACTTTCTTTAGAATCTACTAAACAAAATTTAAAATCTTTAAAATATGAATTGAATCAAATGTTGGATCAGGATTTATTAACTACGTTACACATCGATGAATTAGGTGATATAACACGTTTAAAGTCTTCTGAATATAACGCTGAAAAGATTGCTGATCAAATGAAACTTGGTCATGAATCTCTTGCGTATTATCGCTTTGTAATGGACACGTATGAAGAAATTATTGAAGAAGCAGAGGAGCTAACGGGTTATGGCAGTTATGCTGGGCAAATAAGTAAATTAGAAGCTGAGGTTGCAGAATTAGAAGTACAGATTGCGATTTTAGAAGCAGGTTTGCCTGATGGCGATCCTCCATCTGAAGAATTAATTTTACTAAGAGGATTAAAAGAGGAAAAATCAGTATTAATACCGTACTTTCAAAACTTAGCAAATAACGACAGAAGAAAAGCAAAAGACGATATCCCAGAATATTACGAACAAGAAAAAGACAAAGCTCAGTTAGATTTGTTTGATCAAATGGATTTATTAGAACTAAAAGCTTATCAATTTGCAGATGAGTTTGAAATTTCTCATTTAAAATTAAATACGCTAGAAGATAATGTGAAAAAGCAAGAAGAATTATATAAAATGCAGCAGGTACGCTTTGAAGAAGGCTTTATGACAGCTACAGACTTAGAAAAAAGTCGTGTAGGTGTATTAAATGCAAAAGTAGAATTACTGAATGCAGAAATTGATTACGCATTATTAAAAGAAGAGTTTGAATTATTTAAAGAAGGATTTCTACCGTAGATAAATAAGATAATTTTTGTCTTAATAACTAAATAACCTAAGGGTTTTAAGTAATGGGCGCTGGAGATATCTCCAGTGTCTATTTTTTTGAAACTTAAGAATCTATAAGTTTATTTTTCTAATAGCAAAGCCATCACTAAAATTCGGTAAATGCTAAGTGTTTAACGTAGATAGAATCGTAGTTGCCCTCCAGAAATTTGAATTAGATATGAAATAGCGGGAATTTTTGGTCTTATCTCTTACAAAATCAGCTCAAAAAAATAATTAGCGGGAATATGTGGTCTAATATCGTCCATATTCACATCAAACTGCCATATCTGCGCTTAAAACAGCTATTTAAGACCATAATTTCCCTTTATTTTATGAAATTCTTTAAGTACGAGGAGAATAAGACCGTTTATTCCCTTTATTTTTTAGATTAATAATACAAAAATGAATGTAGAAAGGAATTTGACTGGAAATTGAAACGACTTATATCGGCACTCATGTTTCGGTTAGTACATTAAAGGATCTTCAGATGATTTATTCAGGTGGTATTTCTTAAACATAACTTGCCCAATTTATATACCCTTTAATGCTAACTGTTCGTTAGCTATATTCTTTGTATATACAGTCATGGCAGTACAATTTGAGCCTCTTATTACGCATTTATTATTATGTTTTCATTGCCAACAGCAACAACTGTAGGTGTAATATTTGGACTGCTTATCACAGGTAAAGATCTTAGTTTCTCAGCAGTTATTAAGAACCCCATCCTATCAAGTTGGATGGGGTTCAGTTATTTAATTTAAATATATTTTTATAAGTCGCTAAAACCTTCAAAACCATTTTCATGTCTTTCAATACGTCGAGGATAGGAGATTTGAATTCCACTTTTGTTTAATTGCTTTAGCAATCCTTTACGAATTTCTTTAGCTGCTGTCCAATAATGAACATCTTTAACCATACTAATGACAGTATATTTTGCACCTAACGCATTGTTTTCAACATCTGTAATTCCATACAATTGAGGAGCTTCCATGACTTCTCCTTTATCATCTAGGAGAAATAAATGTTTCTGATTCATTATAAGTTCATTGGATACTTCATTGATAGCTTGTTCAATTTCTGACGGATCTATTTCATAAGGTACGGTCACATTAATGATTGCACGCATTCGTTCACGATTATAGTTTTGACTTGTTCTAATTTCAGAGTTTTGAATAACAACAGAATGCTGTCCCCATGTTCGTATTTTGGTAGCACGAAGCCCTACATCTACGATAGTTCCATTTATTTCACCATTATTTATGGAAACATAATCACCAACTGAGAATTGATCTTCAAAAATGATAAAAAATCCTGTGATTAAATCTTTTACTAACGTTTGTGCACCAAAACCAACTGCTAAGCCGAGTACTCCAGCTCCAGCAATGATAGGAGCGACATCTAGACCCAAATTGTCTAAAATCATAAGTATTGAAATTATAAATATCACATATCTAGTAAGTGAATGAAGTAATGATTTTAAAGTCTCTTCTTTTTTTTCATCTAATCTAGTAATATTAAATACTCTTCGGATGATTAAAGTCCTAGCTTTTAAAGCAACCCAAGTCAGTCCAATTATTAATAATAAAATAAGTGATTTTTCAGTTAAAAATAATAGTTGTTCCCTCCAAAATTCCCATGTTTGAAATTGCTCCCAAATATTGATGTTTTCAGGGTTAATATTTTCTAGAAATTTCATGATTGGTCCTCCAATAAATTGTATGAATGAATTTATCCTATAATTTTTAGCGTTAAGACGCCTACCTCTATAGGTGGTTTTTCTCTAATCAGGTGGAGTAGAGCCTCCATCTGATTTCACGATGTTTAAGCTTTGCTTAAATCAGTTCACTGATATTGTAGCATATTATAATAGGCCTTTACAGGTTATGATGATGAGGATGTCATCACTCACTTAATATATTAGAATGAAAATTAATGATTAATAGATTATTTTACTACTGAAGAATGTGAGACGAAAAATAAGATTGCTGGAATAAGATGAGGAAAAATATTTAATTAAAAAAATAAGAACAGCATTTGGCTTTCCAATGCTGTTCTTATAGGTGATTTTAAGCAGTTAAATTTATCTAATGGTTTTTAGTGTTAAGACGCTCACCTCTATAGGTGGTTCCTCTCTAATCAGGTGGAGTGTAGTCTCCATCTGATTTCTCGATGTTTAAGCTCAGCTTAAACGAGTTCACTTTATTGACTTAGTTTCTCCATCTCTGAAATCACTTCCTCAAACACACTCATCGCTTGACGAATCGGCTCAGGAGAGGACATATCCACACCGGCACGTTTCAAAATGTTGATGGAATAATCGCTGCCACCACTTTTTAAGAAACCTTTGTATCGATCCACGGCAGGTTGGCCTTCATCTAATATTTGTTTTGAAAAGCTTGTTGCTGCCGAGAACCCAGTTGCATATTTAAAAACATAAAAGCTGGAATAAAAATGCGGAATACGTGCCCATTCCATTTCGATATCTTTATCTACAGTCATCCCATCACCATGATATTTTACATTTAGATCGTAATAAATTTCACTTAAATCTTGTGGAGTTAATGATTCCCCAGCTTCCGCTTTCTCATGGATAATTTTTTCAAATTCAGCAAACATCGTTTGTCTGAACACCGTTGTTCTAAATTGATCTGCATAATAAGTAAGTAAATACAATTTTTCTTTTTCGTCTGATGTATTTTTCAATAAGTGATCCATAAGTAGTGCTTCATTTAAAGTAGAAGCTACTTCAGCCAAAAATATCGTATATTGCGCATCACGATATTTTTGTTTTTCATCTGATAAATACGAATGAATGGCATGACCCATTTCATGTGTTAAAGTAAACATACTGTTTAGGTTGTCTTTATGATTTAAAAGTACATAAGGATGAGTGCCGTATGCACCCCAACTATAGGCACCACTTCTCTTTCCTTTGTTTTCATAAACATCAATCCATCCGTTATTAAATCCATCATTCAATATAGCTAAGTAGTCTTCACCTAATGGTTTTAGGCTTTCAGCGACTTTTTTCTTGGCTTCTTCAAAAGTGATTTCCATTCTAAACTCATCCACAAGAGGAGAAAACAAATCATACATATGCAGCTCATCTACTTTTAATAATTTCTTACGTAACTCCATGTAACGATGCATTAAAGGTAAGTGCTCATGTATTGTATCAATTAGATTCGTATAAACTTCTTTTGGAATGTTATCTCCATATAGTGCCATATTTAAAATAGAAGGGTATTTCCTAGTTTTTGCATAAAAGTTATTTTTATTGATATTTGCATTTAAAGTTGCGCCAATCGTATTTTTATGTCGACTGTAAGTTTCGTACATTGCTTTAAACGCGTTTTTACGAACTTCTTGATTGTCACTTTCTAGGAATTGAATATAATTTCCATGTGTGAGCTCCACTTCTTCCCCTTTATCATTTTTAATTTTAGGGAATGTCATATCCGCATTGTTTAACATACCAAAAATGTTTTGAGGTGCCTGAGATAAGCTTCCAACTTGAGCTAATATGGCTTCTTCCGATTGTGAAAGAATATGTGCTTTTTGACGTAACATTTCTTCTAACGTTCGTTTATAATCACTTAACTCAGGGTTGTCAATAAACTTTTTTAATTGTTCATCAGATAAACTTAATATTTCCGGGGTAATAAAGGACAGTGAGCCATTAATTTCTACGCTTAATTTTTGTGCCTTATCAGACAAGGCTTGATAGGTAGATTCAGTTGTATCTTCATGGTGTTTCATGTTGGCATAAACATAAAGTCTTTCTGTATGTAATGAGATCTCATCTTCCAGAGCAAAACATTTTTTTATGTTATCGGCATCTGATAGTTTTCCTTGAAATTTTTTAATTTCTTGTACTTTCTTTTGAACTTCTTTGTATTCTTCATCCCAAGTTTTTTGGTTTTTGAATATATCCTCTAATTTCCATTTGTTTTCTTCTGAAACATCAATTCTTTTTAATACTTCACTCATGGGACTCCTCCTATGATCTTTATAAATTTTATTGTTATTAGCATAATTCATAGATGAAAATAATGGTACTATTGTTAAGATAACAATCATTAGAAAGAAGGTCAAACGTTTCAATGTAATCACACCCCTGTAACCTATATCAGTTCTTTACAAAGTTTTGATTAGTATGACCTTATCAAAATGATATTATGATTTTTCTAGTCTATCCAAAAAACGAAATGACCAATAAAACGAATGAACATATGACCATAAATAAAGCAAAAATCGCTAAATATTTACGAAGAGGTTGTGATATTGAATCTTTTTTAAGAATTAATACCAATGCAAGCGCAAAGGATACAATGATAAAAATGACTAAGGACTCTGTATTTTCCATAAAGATGCCACCTTTCATTAAAGACAATTATAATGATTAAAATTAGTAATATTATATCAGAAAACAAAAAGAAAAAGACCGAAATGAACTCTGTTTAAATTGATCAAAAAGAAATAAAAACAACCTGTCCTTTTGGACAGATTGTATAATATATTTACAAGTGTTAGATAGTGAACTCGTTTAAGCTTTGCTTAAACATCGAGAAATCAGATGGAGACTCTACTCCACCTGATTTGAAGATCCCACCTATGGAGGTGGGTGTCTGTATGCAAAATATTTTTGGATCAACTATGCAGTTAATCCCCGTTGCCCTCTATTTTTCATTCTTCCTGCAATAATGACTCCGACAATAATCACAGTGATAAACGCCCATTTAATCCATACATTTTCCTCAAAAAAAGCTTTAAACCAAGTTTCATCCGTTATCATCTTCCCGGCAGTAAAAGCAAGGACTCCAGATCCGATATAAATAATGGCAGGAAAACGTTCGATGAATTTTAGAATTACAGTGCTTCCCCATACAACAAAAGGAACACTGATCATCAATCCGATAATGACCATTAAAAAACTTCCATGCGAAGCTCCAGCAATAGCTAATACATTGTCTAATCCCATTACAGCATCTGCAATAATAATTGTTTGTATCGCTGACCACAGGCTTGTTCCTGATTTAATATTGTCGTGTGATTTTTTTTGTGTTAATAATTTATAAGCAATCCAAATAAGCAACAGTCCTCCAATGAGCAGCAAACCAGGGATTTTTAACAGCCAAACAACTAATAATGTGCCTATTGCTCTAACGATGATAGCACCTGCAGTTCCCCAGATAATGACCTTTTTTTGATG
The window above is part of the Chengkuizengella sp. SCS-71B genome. Proteins encoded here:
- the pepF gene encoding oligoendopeptidase F codes for the protein MSEVLKRIDVSEENKWKLEDIFKNQKTWDEEYKEVQKKVQEIKKFQGKLSDADNIKKCFALEDEISLHTERLYVYANMKHHEDTTESTYQALSDKAQKLSVEINGSLSFITPEILSLSDEQLKKFIDNPELSDYKRTLEEMLRQKAHILSQSEEAILAQVGSLSQAPQNIFGMLNNADMTFPKIKNDKGEEVELTHGNYIQFLESDNQEVRKNAFKAMYETYSRHKNTIGATLNANINKNNFYAKTRKYPSILNMALYGDNIPKEVYTNLIDTIHEHLPLMHRYMELRKKLLKVDELHMYDLFSPLVDEFRMEITFEEAKKKVAESLKPLGEDYLAILNDGFNNGWIDVYENKGKRSGAYSWGAYGTHPYVLLNHKDNLNSMFTLTHEMGHAIHSYLSDEKQKYRDAQYTIFLAEVASTLNEALLMDHLLKNTSDEKEKLYLLTYYADQFRTTVFRQTMFAEFEKIIHEKAEAGESLTPQDLSEIYYDLNVKYHGDGMTVDKDIEMEWARIPHFYSSFYVFKYATGFSAATSFSKQILDEGQPAVDRYKGFLKSGGSDYSINILKRAGVDMSSPEPIRQAMSVFEEVISEMEKLSQ
- a CDS encoding mechanosensitive ion channel family protein, producing the protein MKFLENINPENINIWEQFQTWEFWREQLLFLTEKSLILLLIIGLTWVALKARTLIIRRVFNITRLDEKKEETLKSLLHSLTRYVIFIISILMILDNLGLDVAPIIAGAGVLGLAVGFGAQTLVKDLITGFFIIFEDQFSVGDYVSINNGEINGTIVDVGLRATKIRTWGQHSVVIQNSEIRTSQNYNRERMRAIINVTVPYEIDPSEIEQAINEVSNELIMNQKHLFLLDDKGEVMEAPQLYGITDVENNALGAKYTVISMVKDVHYWTAAKEIRKGLLKQLNKSGIQISYPRRIERHENGFEGFSDL
- a CDS encoding TerC family protein; translated protein: MELFTPDFWTVLLSIIIIDLVLAGDNAIVIGLAARNVPKEHQKKVIIWGTAGAIIVRAIGTLLVVWLLKIPGLLLIGGLLLIWIAYKLLTQKKSHDNIKSGTSLWSAIQTIIIADAVMGLDNVLAIAGASHGSFLMVIIGLMISVPFVVWGSTVILKFIERFPAIIYIGSGVLAFTAGKMITDETWFKAFFEENVWIKWAFITVIIVGVIIAGRMKNRGQRGLTA